A single genomic interval of Oscillospiraceae bacterium harbors:
- a CDS encoding sugar phosphate isomerase/epimerase family protein, which yields MTIKTAVSSYSFYRVSGMPQFDCIKKAKEMGFDGIEFSGLSPREGESVTDYAKALAAEAKSVGIPIVNYCTGADFLKADSVDKEAERLFEQVDLAAILSVKTMRHDATFGFKDGTRGTRGFDTEVAKIADGCRKVTRYAASKGIKTMIENHGQLVQESARVEKLIHTVADDNFGQLIDIGNFMCADEAPELAVGRNAPYAFHVHVKDFHFKWGNGPDPGEGWFKTRAQNYIRGAIVGHGVVPIVQCLKILKANGYDGYVSIEFEGMEDPINAIRIGLDNLKRYIELA from the coding sequence ATGACAATAAAAACCGCCGTCAGCAGCTACAGTTTTTACAGAGTCAGCGGAATGCCGCAGTTCGACTGCATCAAAAAAGCCAAGGAGATGGGTTTTGACGGCATCGAATTTTCGGGTCTCTCCCCGCGCGAGGGTGAAAGTGTCACTGATTACGCCAAGGCACTTGCGGCAGAAGCCAAATCGGTCGGCATCCCGATTGTCAATTACTGCACCGGCGCGGACTTTTTAAAAGCCGACAGCGTTGATAAAGAGGCCGAGCGGCTGTTTGAACAAGTCGACCTCGCCGCGATATTAAGCGTCAAAACCATGCGCCACGACGCGACATTCGGATTCAAGGACGGCACACGCGGAACTCGCGGCTTTGATACCGAAGTCGCCAAAATCGCCGACGGCTGCCGCAAAGTTACCCGTTATGCCGCTTCCAAGGGAATTAAAACCATGATCGAAAACCACGGCCAGCTCGTTCAGGAGAGCGCACGGGTTGAGAAACTGATCCATACGGTCGCCGATGACAATTTCGGTCAGCTCATCGACATCGGCAACTTTATGTGTGCCGACGAAGCCCCGGAGCTTGCGGTCGGACGCAACGCGCCTTACGCGTTCCATGTGCACGTTAAAGATTTTCATTTCAAGTGGGGCAACGGCCCCGACCCCGGTGAGGGATGGTTCAAGACCCGCGCCCAGAATTATATTCGCGGCGCAATCGTCGGCCACGGCGTGGTTCCGATCGTGCAGTGTCTGAAAATTCTCAAAGCCAATGGCTACGACGGATATGTCTCGATTGAATTCGAGGGCATGGAAGACCCGATTAACGCGATCCGAATCGGATTGGATAATTTGAAAAGATACATCGAGCTCGCATAA